Below is a window of Mucilaginibacter ginkgonis DNA.
TACCAAATGTTGATGCTGCTTCGGCGCAATTGGTTTTCGATCTTACCAACGCCCACCCCCAATATTTTTTCCCGATGCTTGGTTTGCATCCCTGCGATGTAAAACCAGACTGGCAAACAGAAATAGATGCCATAATGGCCACCGGCGAAAACGAAAGGATCTATGCAATAGGCGAGATCGGTGTCGACCTGTACTGGGATAAAACAACGCTCGATATTCAAACCGCAGCTTTTGAATACCAGATACAATTAGCTAAACAGCTCGATCTGCCTATCGTGATCCATTGCCGCGACGCGTTTAACGAAGTTTACGACATACTTCAACGCCACAATGACGACAAACTGCGCGGCATCTTCCATTGCTTTGGTGGCACTGTTGAACAGGCACAACAGATCATTGATCTTGGCTTTTACCTGGGCATAGGTGGCGTTGTTACTTACAAAAACTCAGGTTT
It encodes the following:
- a CDS encoding TatD family hydrolase; this translates as MVLTDTHTHFYYETDPGKRDEMLQRCLDKNISRLFLPNVDAASAQLVFDLTNAHPQYFFPMLGLHPCDVKPDWQTEIDAIMATGENERIYAIGEIGVDLYWDKTTLDIQTAAFEYQIQLAKQLDLPIVIHCRDAFNEVYDILQRHNDDKLRGIFHCFGGTVEQAQQIIDLGFYLGIGGVVTYKNSGLDKALAQLSLQHIVLETDAPYLTPVPFRGKPNESSYLTYIAEKVADIFMVDVAQVADITTANSKAIFGI